A genomic window from Candidatus Saccharibacteria bacterium includes:
- a CDS encoding trypsin-like peptidase domain-containing protein — translation MEDNIQHRQNNAPQTGDSQVSVAVHRKPKTARLGVAKVILLVCLAFMSGLSGAATFSLIERSGNNATSNSTINTTTITNEGEAIAKVVEKVSPSVVSIIANGTTTNSSSSDSSSSWWFGGDNTRTYQTSSAGTGVIISSDGYIITNKHVIGENTSSVAVITKDGTEYDNVKVVGRDPLNDIAFLKINNVSGLPAAEFGDSSSVAVGSRVIAIGNVLGEYQNTVTSGIISGTGRTITAEVDSNTTETLTNLLQTDAAINSGNSGGPLVTLDGKVIGINTAIIEDAQGIGFSIPTNEAKGVMTSVLKNGKVERAYIGVRYLTLTSAVAKENHLSVSDGAYLKGDSSGPAVISGSPADKAGLKDGDVITAVNGTKLSSSVQLSSLTSMMMPGDKAVLTVLRGSETLTITVILGVYE, via the coding sequence ATGGAGGATAACATTCAACACCGTCAAAATAACGCACCACAGACTGGTGACAGTCAAGTGTCAGTAGCCGTACATAGAAAGCCAAAAACTGCTCGTCTAGGGGTAGCAAAAGTCATCCTATTAGTATGTTTAGCTTTTATGTCTGGGCTATCGGGCGCCGCGACCTTTTCCTTGATTGAACGATCAGGTAATAATGCTACGTCTAACTCCACCATTAACACAACGACTATTACTAACGAGGGAGAAGCTATCGCCAAGGTTGTAGAAAAGGTCAGCCCTAGTGTGGTTTCGATTATAGCGAATGGCACCACGACTAATTCGAGTTCTAGTGATAGTAGCTCTAGCTGGTGGTTTGGCGGTGATAACACACGCACCTATCAAACATCCAGTGCCGGCACCGGTGTTATTATTAGCAGCGATGGCTATATTATCACGAATAAACACGTCATCGGCGAAAACACTAGTTCGGTGGCGGTCATCACCAAAGACGGTACTGAATACGATAATGTAAAGGTGGTCGGCCGTGATCCGCTTAACGACATTGCTTTTCTGAAGATCAATAATGTTAGCGGCTTGCCCGCGGCTGAGTTTGGCGACAGCTCGTCGGTCGCAGTGGGATCACGAGTTATTGCGATCGGTAACGTGCTCGGTGAATACCAAAACACCGTGACCAGTGGCATCATTAGCGGCACCGGGCGAACGATTACAGCCGAGGTTGATTCTAACACAACCGAGACTTTGACGAATCTTTTGCAGACTGATGCAGCCATCAACTCTGGCAATTCCGGCGGACCGTTGGTGACGCTCGATGGCAAAGTCATTGGTATCAATACCGCAATCATTGAGGACGCCCAAGGCATCGGCTTTTCGATACCGACAAACGAAGCCAAAGGCGTGATGACCAGTGTGCTAAAAAACGGCAAAGTTGAGCGAGCTTATATCGGCGTGCGCTATCTAACGTTAACGAGCGCTGTTGCCAAGGAGAATCATCTATCGGTGAGCGACGGTGCCTATCTAAAGGGCGATAGTAGTGGCCCAGCCGTGATTTCGGGCAGTCCAGCGGACAAAGCCGGCCTAAAGGATGGCGATGTCATTACCGCTGTGAATGGTACGAAACTATCCAGTTCGGTGCAATTATCCTCCCTGACGAGTATGATGATGCCTGGCGACAAAGCTGTTTTGACTGTGTTGCGTGGTTCTGAGACGCTGACTATCACTGTCATATTGGGCGTCTATGAATAA
- a CDS encoding ribonuclease J: protein MGQRRLAETQGDDLSKRPNVRRKTGNTVLDATKTRKGEVMRAQRRISENVKLQASQYAIDVPVNKSIYNGFDGEQYSASFFKNGNKKSNQPALRVIPVGGTEIGRNTTALEYDDEIVVVDMGFLFPGDDYPGINYIVPDITYLEERKDNIKAALFTHGHLDHIGAFHHLIPKIPAPVYATKFTLEMLKKNMEESDSGYEPEYHEMSPENHDIAKVGKYFSVEFVRVNHSIPDSAAIVVRTPVGVVVFSGDWRFQEDPLDGRKFDLERFTEIATKENILLLVNESTSCEVPGHNDSTEAEIKMSFSQVMDKFTNSRIIVSSFSSQIHRIQTVIGEAAAHGRKVAVAGYSMINNVEIALRTGDLKIPPNTMIKLEDAVKLPDDKVCIVCTGNQGELNAVLNRMASGAHRFIKIKNSDIIVLSSSRIPGNEAHIATMEDNLIREGCDVISRNNAANYGVGAVHLGGHGYHDDFVTYITALNPKFYFPNHGDFTFLVHNAEIAEQECGIPRDNIFVCDAGDVVEFYHDGTAKRVNRVHVGSVMYDDAGAIVSEVVLKDRIHMSTEGIFVVVLTVQRGSGRLLSSPDIISRGFIYLRDSEHLIDSIRQYVKQKAARAYASRRVDMETFKHDLRDEITQILYDQTRRTPIVIPVVNEIGSGGSNHTDNRNQNNPANGERRDSDFEKQEMARIRGGNTAHFTARKANPQARSFNGRPKAKNAPTNQPASQSAAKTPEAISFKKTPTGPNPMRMWRE, encoded by the coding sequence ATGGGCCAACGAAGACTGGCTGAAACACAAGGGGACGACTTGTCAAAACGTCCAAATGTTAGACGAAAAACTGGTAATACAGTATTAGATGCTACCAAAACTCGCAAAGGTGAGGTTATGCGTGCTCAGCGCCGCATTAGCGAGAATGTTAAATTACAAGCCTCGCAGTATGCTATCGATGTACCGGTCAACAAATCAATTTACAATGGTTTTGATGGCGAACAATATAGCGCCAGTTTCTTTAAAAACGGTAACAAAAAATCTAATCAACCAGCTCTTCGAGTTATTCCAGTTGGCGGTACCGAGATCGGTCGTAATACCACGGCACTCGAATATGATGATGAGATCGTGGTCGTCGACATGGGCTTTTTATTCCCAGGCGATGATTATCCGGGCATCAACTATATTGTGCCAGATATTACCTATCTCGAGGAGCGTAAAGACAATATCAAGGCTGCATTATTTACGCATGGCCACCTTGATCATATTGGCGCGTTTCATCACCTGATCCCGAAAATTCCAGCACCGGTGTATGCGACAAAATTCACTCTCGAAATGTTGAAAAAGAACATGGAGGAATCGGATAGCGGCTACGAGCCAGAATATCACGAGATGAGTCCTGAAAATCATGACATTGCCAAGGTTGGCAAATATTTTTCCGTCGAGTTTGTACGCGTGAACCACTCGATCCCAGACAGCGCTGCTATCGTCGTGCGCACACCGGTTGGCGTCGTAGTCTTTTCGGGCGACTGGCGTTTCCAGGAAGATCCACTCGATGGTCGCAAATTCGACCTAGAGCGCTTTACCGAGATCGCCACCAAGGAAAATATCCTGTTGCTCGTTAACGAATCAACTAGTTGCGAAGTGCCTGGTCATAACGATAGTACCGAAGCTGAGATCAAGATGAGTTTCAGTCAAGTCATGGATAAATTTACCAATTCGAGGATCATTGTATCATCGTTCTCGTCGCAGATTCACCGTATCCAAACAGTGATTGGCGAGGCCGCGGCTCACGGTCGCAAAGTGGCAGTAGCTGGTTATTCGATGATCAATAACGTTGAAATAGCACTCCGAACTGGTGATCTCAAGATTCCTCCAAATACCATGATCAAGCTAGAAGACGCTGTCAAGTTGCCGGATGATAAGGTTTGTATCGTTTGTACTGGTAACCAGGGCGAACTGAATGCCGTCTTGAATCGTATGGCTAGTGGTGCCCATCGCTTTATCAAGATCAAAAACAGCGATATCATTGTCTTGAGTTCGAGCCGAATTCCTGGTAATGAAGCTCACATCGCAACTATGGAGGATAACCTGATTCGCGAAGGCTGCGACGTTATCTCGAGGAACAACGCGGCCAATTACGGCGTCGGTGCGGTTCATTTGGGCGGTCACGGCTACCATGATGATTTTGTGACTTATATCACGGCGCTCAATCCAAAATTCTATTTCCCGAACCACGGCGATTTTACGTTTCTCGTTCATAACGCCGAGATTGCCGAACAGGAATGCGGTATTCCGCGCGACAATATTTTTGTCTGCGATGCTGGTGATGTAGTTGAATTTTACCATGACGGTACGGCCAAACGCGTTAACCGCGTGCATGTTGGCAGCGTGATGTATGATGATGCCGGCGCTATTGTGTCCGAAGTCGTTTTGAAAGATCGCATACACATGTCAACTGAGGGTATTTTTGTAGTGGTTCTGACTGTCCAGCGTGGTAGTGGGCGTTTGCTATCGAGCCCTGATATCATCTCGCGCGGTTTTATCTATTTACGCGACAGTGAACACTTGATCGATTCCATTCGCCAGTACGTTAAACAGAAAGCCGCTAGAGCCTATGCTTCTCGTCGCGTCGATATGGAAACCTTTAAACATGATTTGCGCGATGAAATCACGCAGATTCTGTATGATCAAACTAGGCGCACACCAATCGTGATCCCAGTCGTTAATGAAATCGGTAGCGGCGGTTCAAACCATACTGATAATAGAAATCAGAACAATCCTGCTAACGGCGAACGCCGAGACTCAGATTTTGAAAAGCAAGAAATGGCACGCATCCGTGGCGGCAACACCGCTCACTTTACGGCTCGTAAAGCGAACCCGCAGGCAAGATCATTCAATGGCCGACCAAAGGCAAAGAATGCTCCAACTAATCAGCCAGCTTCTCAGTCGGCTGCCAAGACTCCCGAGGCCATCTCATTCAAAAAGACTCCAACTGGCCCGAATCCGATGCGAATGTGGCGCGAGTAA
- a CDS encoding class I SAM-dependent methyltransferase — protein sequence MIETLLKKYPLISDQVDKAELRVILRELESVLENAIDGDVVELGCYKGTTSLFLARILETRNESRKLYLYDSFAGLPLKTAQDNSTVGDQFVAGELHTTKADLVRTFTKNHLPQPTIKKAWFSDLEKTDMPSSLCFAFFDGDFYESIRDSFRACQNVFSSGATIVIDDYDSEALPGAARATDEWIKQHQTMVKSFRTEQSLGIIKLV from the coding sequence ATGATAGAAACGCTGTTAAAGAAATATCCGTTGATTTCTGATCAGGTAGACAAGGCTGAACTACGTGTCATTTTGCGCGAGCTCGAATCCGTTTTGGAAAATGCGATCGATGGCGATGTTGTCGAACTTGGTTGCTACAAAGGGACAACTAGCTTGTTTTTGGCTCGAATCCTAGAGACTAGAAATGAAAGCAGAAAACTATATTTGTACGACAGTTTTGCTGGCCTGCCGCTGAAAACCGCCCAGGACAACTCGACCGTTGGCGATCAATTTGTGGCCGGCGAACTACATACGACCAAGGCCGATTTAGTTAGAACGTTTACGAAAAATCACCTGCCTCAACCGACGATCAAGAAAGCCTGGTTTAGTGATCTCGAGAAAACTGATATGCCGAGCAGCCTCTGTTTTGCCTTTTTTGATGGCGATTTTTATGAGAGCATTAGAGACAGTTTTCGGGCTTGTCAGAATGTATTTTCGTCTGGGGCGACAATCGTCATTGATGATTACGATAGCGAAGCATTGCCAGGCGCGGCTCGTGCGACCGATGAATGGATCAAGCAACATCAGACAATGGTCAAGAGTTTTCGAACCGAGCAATCGCTAGGAATCATCAAACTAGTCTGA
- the cadA gene encoding cadmium-translocating P-type ATPase: protein MKSIIHYWKLSLTIIVGIVALVLSFRLHQPIPAQWLVSIYAIFIAIILLIDMIKMLRSGSYGVDILAITAIIATIAVGQFWAALVIVLMLTGGETLEDFADHRAKRELSALLDRAPQIAHLLRDKAITDVPVSQVQPGDTVMVKPFEIIPVDGTLLSSSATLDESSLTGESLPVERKAGDSVLSGAINGHAAIHIKATATAKNSQYEQIIKLVREAESNPAPFVRLADRYAVPFTLISYLIAGTAWYMSGDPVRFAEVLVVASPCPLILAAPIAIISGMSRASKHGIIVKGGAVIEKVASATTFAFDKTGTLTHGEVKVSKISPVGQLPASELVRLAASAESGSSHVLAESILAYAKRHELKLTPAKNVREIAGDGIFATVSGHKIIVGKATFLKKNKISGLKRIPIDKSQTAVLVAIDGDFAGIIYFADIVRHDSKTTIKELRQLGVKTIAMLTGDRTDIAKKVAAEAGVDQVYAELLPIDKVNIMKRLSSDKNIVAMVGDGINDAPVLAAADVGIAMGMRGSTAASESADAVILLDRIDRVALLRSISKRSINIALESVWVGIVLCLVLMVIAAFGKIPALAGAGLQELVDVVVIFNALRAHRGARQ from the coding sequence ATGAAGTCTATCATTCACTACTGGAAACTGTCACTAACTATCATTGTCGGCATCGTTGCCCTAGTACTATCTTTTAGATTACATCAACCTATACCCGCTCAGTGGCTAGTCAGCATCTATGCGATTTTTATTGCCATAATCTTACTGATTGATATGATAAAGATGCTACGCTCTGGTAGCTATGGCGTTGATATTTTGGCGATTACTGCCATTATTGCAACTATTGCGGTTGGACAATTTTGGGCAGCATTAGTAATAGTCCTGATGTTGACTGGCGGTGAGACATTAGAAGATTTCGCCGACCACCGCGCCAAACGTGAGCTATCAGCCTTGCTCGATAGAGCGCCTCAGATCGCTCATTTGCTACGCGACAAGGCAATAACCGACGTTCCGGTTTCGCAGGTTCAGCCAGGCGACACTGTCATGGTCAAGCCATTTGAAATTATTCCAGTTGACGGCACCTTGCTATCTAGTAGCGCGACGCTTGACGAGAGCAGCCTAACTGGTGAATCGCTGCCGGTCGAGCGAAAAGCTGGTGACAGCGTGTTGTCTGGTGCTATCAACGGGCACGCGGCTATTCACATAAAAGCTACTGCTACGGCCAAAAATTCCCAGTATGAACAGATAATCAAGCTAGTTCGTGAGGCTGAATCAAACCCAGCACCATTTGTGCGACTAGCCGACCGCTACGCCGTGCCTTTTACCTTGATTTCCTACCTGATCGCCGGAACAGCCTGGTACATGTCTGGCGATCCGGTGCGATTTGCCGAAGTCCTCGTGGTAGCCAGCCCTTGCCCGCTGATCCTGGCGGCGCCGATTGCTATCATCTCTGGCATGAGCCGTGCCAGCAAACATGGTATCATCGTCAAAGGTGGCGCTGTCATCGAAAAGGTAGCTTCGGCGACGACGTTTGCTTTCGATAAAACTGGTACCTTGACACATGGCGAGGTCAAGGTCAGCAAGATTTCCCCAGTCGGACAGTTGCCCGCTAGTGAGCTAGTTAGGCTAGCTGCCAGCGCTGAGTCAGGTAGTTCTCATGTTTTGGCCGAATCGATTCTAGCTTATGCCAAGAGGCATGAACTGAAACTAACCCCGGCTAAAAACGTCCGCGAGATAGCTGGTGACGGTATTTTCGCGACGGTATCAGGTCACAAAATCATAGTCGGAAAAGCCACTTTTTTGAAAAAGAACAAGATCTCCGGCCTAAAACGAATTCCGATCGACAAATCACAAACTGCCGTGTTAGTAGCTATAGACGGTGATTTTGCTGGGATCATTTATTTTGCCGACATAGTCAGACACGATAGCAAAACAACCATTAAAGAGTTACGTCAGCTAGGTGTCAAAACTATCGCTATGCTGACCGGCGACAGAACAGATATAGCCAAAAAAGTTGCCGCCGAAGCTGGTGTAGACCAGGTCTATGCTGAGCTACTCCCAATTGACAAAGTCAACATCATGAAACGTCTGTCATCTGACAAGAATATCGTGGCCATGGTGGGCGACGGCATCAATGATGCGCCGGTCCTCGCGGCGGCTGATGTTGGTATCGCCATGGGCATGCGTGGCAGCACTGCCGCCAGTGAATCAGCCGATGCAGTCATATTGCTAGACCGCATAGACCGCGTAGCCCTGCTCCGCAGTATCTCTAAACGCTCTATCAACATAGCTCTGGAATCTGTCTGGGTCGGTATCGTATTATGTTTAGTACTAATGGTGATTGCGGCCTTTGGCAAAATACCCGCTCTAGCGGGAGCGGGTTTGCAGGAATTGGTTGACGTCGTTGTTATCTTTAACGCCTTGCGCGCTCATCGTGGCGCTAGACAATAG
- a CDS encoding type II secretion system protein — MIKSNQHSGFTIIEVVLVLAIAGMLFLVVFLAVPAMQRNQRDNARKQDVNKVVGGIQRYIVDNSGWPVSGIVSTGFFTDFAIASGAQFRAAAAGCTKDVVGTYVQIAPGCNCSYTGTLDYSARTAAIHILLENGGAYCKTTTR; from the coding sequence ATGATAAAGTCTAATCAACATAGCGGCTTTACTATCATCGAGGTTGTATTGGTTCTCGCTATAGCTGGCATGCTGTTTTTGGTAGTTTTCCTAGCCGTGCCCGCAATGCAGAGAAACCAACGAGACAACGCTAGAAAACAGGATGTCAACAAAGTCGTCGGCGGCATCCAGCGTTACATCGTCGATAACTCAGGCTGGCCGGTCTCTGGTATAGTGTCGACCGGATTCTTTACTGATTTTGCGATAGCGAGTGGAGCCCAGTTCCGTGCTGCCGCCGCAGGCTGCACCAAAGACGTCGTCGGGACGTACGTCCAGATTGCTCCTGGGTGTAACTGTAGTTACACAGGAACCCTAGATTACTCTGCTCGCACAGCTGCGATACATATCTTGCTAGAGAATGGTGGTGCCTACTGCAAAACGACTACTCGGTAG
- a CDS encoding uracil-DNA glycosylase, with protein MNKAERLDQVRQDILAGDICPELAAQAHNLVMGDGNLDADIVFIGEAPGKNEDEQGLPFVGAAGKFLNEMLTSANMNRQDVYITNIVKYRPPGNRDPFPEEKAAFWPFLWRQLEIIQPKIVATLGRHSMEYFLPGAKISSVHGQPKRVSMKSGDQELSIVVLPLFHPAAALYNGGMRETLVNDFIELPGILKRLRDHDYVISIMTQSS; from the coding sequence ATGAATAAAGCCGAACGGCTCGATCAGGTTAGACAGGACATCCTCGCGGGAGATATTTGCCCAGAACTAGCGGCGCAGGCGCATAATTTGGTAATGGGCGACGGTAATCTTGATGCTGACATAGTTTTTATCGGCGAAGCACCAGGCAAAAATGAGGACGAGCAAGGACTACCGTTCGTTGGCGCCGCGGGCAAATTCCTCAATGAAATGTTAACCAGCGCCAATATGAACCGGCAAGATGTTTATATTACAAATATTGTAAAATATCGTCCGCCGGGTAATCGCGATCCGTTCCCAGAGGAAAAAGCTGCTTTTTGGCCATTTTTGTGGCGTCAGCTAGAGATTATTCAACCAAAAATTGTAGCGACGCTGGGGCGGCATTCTATGGAATATTTTTTACCGGGGGCAAAAATATCGTCAGTCCACGGTCAGCCAAAACGCGTCTCGATGAAATCGGGTGATCAAGAGCTATCTATCGTTGTACTACCCCTGTTTCATCCAGCGGCTGCCCTCTATAATGGCGGCATGCGTGAAACACTGGTGAATGATTTTATAGAGTTACCCGGTATTCTGAAACGTCTCCGAGATCACGACTACGTCATATCTATTATGACCCAGTCATCATAG
- a CDS encoding magnesium transporter CorA family protein, with translation MIEIFSKATNGSLTRKAVSVGDLRPAANTWISLEDPSREELDVTTERFRLKVGNLSDALDIHESPRLDHDNAHDYLYVRWPRMNKSGSTSTSPLLFVYSAADLLTVSPVQLDNADFLGSDVNFSMRSSKAMLLQILTQIFNEYELYIKGQTQSVKKLIDKMQRGKLESEDFIRFVLVEEQINSFTSALDPVVPLMRRLATSKHLVLTNNDRDMIEDIILSVEQSIHTCNTNVARIVSVREAYAALSNNSLNRTMKALTAATFFIALPNVVFGMYGMNIELPMQHHPWAFIAIIAGTVTAIVAVILVAKRRHWF, from the coding sequence ATGATAGAGATTTTTTCCAAGGCGACGAATGGCAGTCTGACACGCAAGGCGGTCTCGGTAGGCGATTTACGCCCAGCGGCAAATACCTGGATATCGCTAGAGGATCCGAGCCGTGAAGAACTCGACGTGACTACCGAGCGATTCAGGCTCAAGGTCGGCAATCTGAGTGACGCACTCGACATTCATGAGTCACCGCGTCTAGATCACGATAATGCGCACGACTATTTGTACGTACGCTGGCCGAGGATGAATAAATCGGGGTCAACCTCGACTAGCCCGCTCCTATTTGTTTATAGCGCGGCGGATCTGCTGACGGTTTCACCGGTTCAATTAGACAACGCAGATTTTTTGGGGAGTGATGTCAACTTTTCGATGCGTTCGTCAAAAGCCATGCTACTCCAGATTCTAACACAAATATTTAATGAGTATGAACTATATATCAAAGGCCAAACTCAGTCGGTAAAGAAACTTATCGACAAAATGCAACGTGGCAAACTAGAGAGTGAAGATTTTATCCGATTCGTTCTAGTTGAGGAACAGATTAATAGTTTCACGAGTGCTCTCGACCCGGTGGTGCCGCTCATGAGACGGCTCGCCACCTCTAAGCATCTAGTCCTAACTAATAATGATCGCGACATGATCGAGGATATTATACTGTCGGTTGAGCAATCGATTCACACCTGCAACACGAATGTAGCTCGGATCGTGAGTGTTCGTGAAGCCTATGCCGCATTATCGAATAATTCGCTAAACCGTACCATGAAAGCCCTTACGGCGGCAACGTTCTTTATTGCATTGCCGAACGTTGTATTCGGCATGTATGGTATGAATATAGAGTTGCCGATGCAACACCACCCATGGGCGTTCATAGCAATTATAGCTGGGACAGTAACTGCGATAGTTGCTGTTATCCTCGTCGCCAAGCGTCGTCACTGGTTCTAG
- a CDS encoding thioredoxin domain-containing protein, protein MNKRLWIVFAVLVIAALGGLVWWKNTNSDGGTSYVDNLNGNKIITVDDVVTAKNKAANGGKVASDFSVDKNTIIPDHYLGDIDSKVTVVEYEDFACSACNSFASSASGIHNDYKDNVLFVYRNFNIGQNTSTLSESAAEAAYLLGGQDIYWKMHDLIFSDETCVEGNDKTTCQNTVIDYAKQLGLDADKFKEALTNYSDNGIQAKIQRDKKLGTKAGVTATPTWFINGEKIEGANASAMRSAIDAALKSK, encoded by the coding sequence ATGAATAAACGATTGTGGATCGTGTTTGCTGTTTTGGTTATTGCTGCATTAGGGGGACTCGTTTGGTGGAAAAACACCAACAGTGATGGCGGTACATCGTATGTTGATAATTTGAATGGTAATAAAATTATCACTGTAGACGACGTCGTAACTGCCAAAAACAAAGCGGCTAACGGCGGAAAAGTCGCTAGCGATTTTAGCGTCGATAAAAATACTATTATCCCAGATCATTACCTAGGCGACATTGACTCTAAAGTTACTGTCGTTGAATACGAAGACTTCGCCTGTAGCGCCTGTAACAGCTTTGCTTCGTCAGCCAGTGGCATCCACAACGATTACAAAGATAACGTTCTATTCGTTTATCGTAATTTTAATATTGGCCAAAACACCTCAACTCTGTCCGAGAGTGCGGCCGAAGCGGCCTATCTACTAGGCGGTCAAGATATCTATTGGAAAATGCACGACCTGATATTTAGTGATGAGACCTGTGTAGAAGGCAACGACAAGACTACCTGCCAAAACACAGTGATAGACTATGCTAAACAGCTAGGTCTAGACGCTGACAAATTCAAAGAAGCCCTGACTAACTATTCCGATAATGGTATCCAGGCAAAAATTCAACGCGACAAGAAACTTGGTACAAAAGCTGGTGTGACCGCTACACCAACCTGGTTTATCAATGGCGAAAAGATTGAGGGAGCCAACGCCTCAGCCATGCGCAGTGCTATCGACGCCGCGCTAAAGAGCAAATAA